AAGAATACTATAGACCATTTTTTGAACAAAACTCAGTATTAAATGGTTTTTTCAATTTTTTAAATGAAGTATTTAACATAAAATTTACTCTTACAGATGCAAAAGCATGGGATACTACTGTTAATGTATATGATATAAGTGAAGATGGAAAAACTATTGCTAGAATTTATATAGACTTACAATCAAGAAAAGACAAAAGAGGGGGTGCATGGATGAATAATTGGCACTCTTACTATATAAACTCAAAGGGTAAAGAACAATTACCAACTGCATATATTGTTGGTAATTTCCCCCCAGCAAAAGATGATACACCATCATTACTAAGACATGATGATGTTGTTACACTATTTCATGAAATGGGACATGCTCTACACCATCTTTTAAGTAAAGTTCCGGAAGCACTTGTTAGTGGTATTTCTGGTGTTGCTTGGGATGTTGTTGAATTCCCATCACAATTTTTAGAATACTTTGCATATGATAAAGAGGTTCTAAAATTATTTGCAAAACACTATGAAACAGGTGAAGTTTTAAGTGATGAAGCTATTGATAGAATAATAAATGCAAAGAATTTTCAATCATCTTTAGGAATGTTAAGACAAGTTGAATTTGCATTATTCGATTTTAAATTACATCAAAAATTATATGAAACAGAATATGAAGTACAAAAAGTATTAGATAGTGTAAGAGATAAAGTATCAGTAATGAATCCACCTAAATATAATAAATTTCAAAATGGTTTTAGCCATATTTTTGCAGGTGGATATGCAGCTGGATATTATTCATATAAATGGGCTGAAGTATTAAGTGCAGATGCTTTTTTTATGTTTATTGATTCAGGTAAAGTTTTAAATAAAGAGTTAGCTGTTAAATATAAAAATATAATTTTAAAAAATGGAGGTTCAAAAGATATGGACAAACTTTTCTTTGAACTAACAAATAGAGAGCCAAGTGTAGATTCTTTATTAAAAATTGATGGAATTATTAGTTAATTTTTGTAATAATATGGCTTTTAAATCATATGAAAAATTATAAGGAATATCTAAATGACAAATGCTGAGACTATCGCTAAATTAAATGACGCTTTAGAGAAACTGATTAAAGGTTATGAAGAGTTACAAAACTCTTATGAACAACTGCAAGATGAGAATAATAAATTAAATAGTGAAGTTAGCAATTTGAAAGATAAAATAGCAGATCTTGAAGAAAGTAAAAGAGTATTAGAAGATAATGTAAATGAACTTCAAGATAATACAGAAAAAGATTCATCAAATATTAGCTCTATGCTAGATAAAATTGAAGGTTTATTAAGTAAAAAAAACCATCCTGCTGCACCAAACTATTCTAAAAAAGAGGAAGAGGGTAATAATTCAACTTCTTCTAATATTTTAGATATTAATTCTTCTGAAACTCCTAAAAAAGATATAAAAGAATCTTTTGGTGAAATAATAGTAGAAGATAAAAAAGAAGAGTCCTCAGATAAAATAGATTTAAATAGAATGGCATCACTTCTTAATGGTTTTAATAAATAGTATATGATTTTACTTTTAAATAAGATTTCTTTATTTTCAACTTTTGGTGTTGATTCCTTTGATTCCTTAGATGCTAGTATTAACACAATGGCACCTTCAATGGTTGAATACTATTTGTCTGATCTTTCTTCTGGAAATGATGACACTTATTTGAATAAAAGAAATATTCAAAATAGTATCAATATTGGTGAATATTCTATTTATTTAGATTATGATGATGAGATATATTTAGAAATAGAGGATAATCAAGAAGATGACTATGAAACAGCTTCTTTATGGTAGAAGCTGTTAAAAAATATCTGTAGTCTTTTTCAATTTATCTTTATCAAAATGGGTATAAATTCTAGATGTATTTATATCTGCATGACCTAATGATTCTTGAACTAGTATCAGATCTTTACTTTTTTGATAAAGCATAGTTGCAAATGTATGTCTTAACATATGAGCACCATTTTTCTCTTTTCTAATTCCTACGCTTAAAAGTATTTTTTCAACTATACTACTAATATATGCTTGACTTAAAGGTTTTCCTTTTTGATTACAAAAGAGTAGGTTATTTTCACAACATTTAATATCCATCCAAGAGCTAAGATCTTTTTTTATAATAGATTCTTTTATCATTACAACTCTAGGTTTATTACCCTTACCTCGAACTTGTATTATATAAGCATCTTCATCTTTATTAAAATCTTTTAAATCAATATTAATTGCCTCACTAACTCTTATGCCTGTATATAGTATTATTTTTATTATAAGTCTATTTCTAGCGGCAATTTTTACACTAAATGAGTATAAATCAATACCTTCAATAAATCTTTGAACTTCTTCTTTTTGCATAAAAGAGGGCAGTTTTGTACCACTTTTTCCAGATAATCCACC
This genomic stretch from Arcobacter arenosus harbors:
- a CDS encoding M3 family metallopeptidase, whose amino-acid sequence is MFNEFNISNLENAKSNLEVLLTTSKNEIDELLKIENKTYENFVKPYEEIGERVNEFLTPIFHIDSVKNSEITTKVYEECLPLISDYETNISQNDNIYRSLKDIQDNYSTSLNDIQKKVLENEIRDFKLSGCHLNNEKKDRLKELNLKLSELSHKFSQNLLNATNSYEMIIDNYEDVKELPQSDLALAKFEEDGKTKYKFTLQMPSYLAYITYGSNREKREEIYKAYCTRAPENGKIIEEILKLKYEKVNILGFDNYAQYSLSTKMAKTEEEVVRFLEELALKGKDKAKEELKELEEYAKEDNITNLKSYDLAYYSEKLKKAKYDIDQEYYRPFFEQNSVLNGFFNFLNEVFNIKFTLTDAKAWDTTVNVYDISEDGKTIARIYIDLQSRKDKRGGAWMNNWHSYYINSKGKEQLPTAYIVGNFPPAKDDTPSLLRHDDVVTLFHEMGHALHHLLSKVPEALVSGISGVAWDVVEFPSQFLEYFAYDKEVLKLFAKHYETGEVLSDEAIDRIINAKNFQSSLGMLRQVEFALFDFKLHQKLYETEYEVQKVLDSVRDKVSVMNPPKYNKFQNGFSHIFAGGYAAGYYSYKWAEVLSADAFFMFIDSGKVLNKELAVKYKNIILKNGGSKDMDKLFFELTNREPSVDSLLKIDGIIS
- a CDS encoding tyrosine-type recombinase/integrase, with the translated sequence MKYPLDFKSSFNKTYLFWLSRFIRNKITSLSNRQVKDKERLAKILQQLVKGFDSIELLKDIVKEVRNIGINSIHVYFIPLSKLFNFLDNYGASSMKEIDEELLSDFLATETSTLSDATKKNYRIALTTFFGYIDKQNEESNGFVYRYGIELKNWGGLSGKSGTKLPSFMQKEEVQRFIEGIDLYSFSVKIAARNRLIIKIILYTGIRVSEAINIDLKDFNKDEDAYIIQVRGKGNKPRVVMIKESIIKKDLSSWMDIKCCENNLLFCNQKGKPLSQAYISSIVEKILLSVGIRKEKNGAHMLRHTFATMLYQKSKDLILVQESLGHADINTSRIYTHFDKDKLKKTTDIF